CAATCAACCGTTCCACGTAGCCGTTTTGCCAAGGGGAATGTGGAGCCGTCAGGACTTCTGCTATGTCCATTGACTGTACCGTTTCGCGGAAGATCTTGCCGTAACATTTGTCTCGGTCACGGATCAAGAATCTTGGAGCCGTATCGAACGGGAAGGCTTCGCGCATTTGTTGGGCCGCCCATTCCGCCGTGGGATTGGCCGTAATATTGAAGTGGACGACGCGACGGCGGTGGTGTTCCAGCACCACGAAAACGTACAGGAGCCGAAAGTTTAGGGTGGGCACGATAAAGAAATCAGCTGAGACCAATTGCTGGGCGTGGTTCTTCAGGAAAGTCCGCCAAGTTTGAGACGGAGGCTTGCGATGCATGCCCATGTACTTAGCGACCGAAGTTTCCGAAACCTCGAATCCCAGCATTAGCAGCTCGCCGTGAATTCTCGGCGCACCCCCGGTCGGATTCGCCAGTCTCATTTTGCGGATAAGGGATCGAACCGCAACCGAAAGTTCTGGCCTGCCCGGTCGGCAACCTCTGGATTTCCATGTCCAGTACAAGCGAAAACCTTTTCGATGCCACCCAAGAACCGTATCGGGTTTGACGATCACGAGAGCAGACCGCCAACTCGACCAAACTGTTGATAGCCAAACCCACAAAAGGCGATCAGAACGATTAAGCTGAATTC
The Acidobacteriota bacterium DNA segment above includes these coding regions:
- a CDS encoding transposase translates to MKTFFSFLFSSLQTFLASRASLQLEIVALRHQLNVLQRSQRGRIQLNRSDRLLWVWLSTVWSSWRSALVIVKPDTVLGWHRKGFRLYWTWKSRGCRPGRPELSVAVRSLIRKMRLANPTGGAPRIHGELLMLGFEVSETSVAKYMGMHRKPPSQTWRTFLKNHAQQLVSADFFIVPTLNFRLLYVFVVLEHHRRRVVHFNITANPTAEWAAQQMREAFPFDTAPRFLIRDRDKCYGKIFRETVQSMDIAEVLTAPHSPWQNGYVERLIGSIRRECLDHFLVLNETSLRKILRSYFQYYERARTHLALEKNAPQPREVFKPERGRVVEFPEVGELHHRYERRAA